The following proteins are co-located in the Peptococcaceae bacterium 1198_IL3148 genome:
- a CDS encoding ABC transporter ATP-binding protein codes for MTDAVVTLKDITKTFGTNIANENVTLNLKKGSIHGLLGENGAGKTTLMNVLYGLYKPTAGEIFVKGKKVEIDNPSQALELGIGMVHQHFMLVKNFTVIENIVLGPETRKLSMLDLDSATKKIEDLCEKYKIKIEPTAKISQLSVGEQQRVEILSAIYSGADILILDEPTAVLTPQEVQDLFQILRLMRDSGKSVIFITHKLEEILEIGDEISVLRDGKLVDTVQAKETTKQQLTNMMVGREVLFQFSKAEVKSDRTILKIENLQANNDKGLPALQGIDLEINNYEILGIAGVDGNGQKELCEVITGIRPATKGSIWVSEQSMTGKNPKEFIQSGVAHIPEDRHKTGLVMNFSVMKNCILKEFDTGKFSKGGFLNFKAIKETAEKIVADYSVKTSSIDAKVRELSGGNQQKIILGREINCAPKVLIANQPTRGLDIGATEYVRQRLIDQKEQGVAVLLISADLEELMQISDRIAVIYEGKIMGILGRDEIDIENIGLMMAGVKGGAASEKDIAE; via the coding sequence ATGACAGATGCAGTTGTTACTTTAAAAGATATTACCAAAACCTTTGGCACTAACATTGCTAATGAAAATGTGACTTTAAACCTTAAAAAAGGCTCAATTCACGGGTTGCTGGGCGAAAATGGTGCCGGTAAAACAACGTTAATGAACGTGCTCTACGGTTTGTACAAACCCACCGCCGGCGAAATATTTGTAAAGGGTAAAAAAGTAGAAATAGATAATCCGTCCCAAGCGTTAGAACTTGGCATTGGTATGGTGCACCAGCACTTTATGCTGGTGAAGAATTTTACTGTGATAGAAAACATAGTTTTGGGGCCGGAAACCCGGAAATTAAGTATGCTGGATTTAGATTCGGCCACCAAGAAGATAGAGGATTTGTGTGAAAAATATAAAATCAAGATTGAACCCACCGCCAAGATTTCTCAGCTTTCGGTGGGAGAACAACAGCGGGTGGAGATTTTATCGGCAATTTATAGCGGGGCCGATATCCTGATTTTAGACGAGCCCACCGCAGTTTTAACTCCCCAGGAGGTGCAGGATCTGTTTCAAATACTGCGCCTAATGCGGGATAGTGGTAAATCAGTTATTTTTATCACCCATAAATTGGAGGAGATTCTCGAAATAGGGGATGAGATATCAGTTTTAAGAGACGGCAAATTAGTTGATACCGTGCAAGCTAAAGAAACCACCAAACAACAGCTAACTAATATGATGGTTGGCCGGGAAGTGCTATTTCAATTTTCCAAGGCAGAGGTTAAATCGGATAGAACAATCCTTAAAATTGAAAATTTACAGGCCAATAATGACAAAGGTTTACCGGCTTTGCAAGGTATTGATTTAGAGATAAATAATTACGAAATTCTCGGTATAGCCGGTGTGGACGGCAACGGTCAAAAGGAATTATGCGAAGTAATAACGGGTATCAGACCTGCAACCAAAGGCTCTATTTGGGTTTCTGAACAGTCAATGACAGGTAAAAATCCCAAGGAGTTCATTCAAAGCGGCGTTGCCCACATACCGGAAGATAGGCATAAAACCGGACTGGTGATGAATTTTAGTGTAATGAAAAATTGTATCCTTAAAGAATTTGATACTGGTAAGTTTTCAAAGGGCGGCTTTTTAAACTTTAAAGCCATTAAGGAAACCGCAGAGAAAATTGTTGCAGATTATAGCGTAAAAACCAGCTCCATTGATGCCAAGGTAAGGGAACTTTCTGGCGGTAATCAGCAAAAAATTATTTTAGGCAGAGAGATTAATTGTGCCCCTAAGGTGTTAATAGCAAACCAACCCACCCGGGGGCTTGATATTGGGGCAACGGAGTATGTTCGTCAGCGACTGATTGATCAAAAGGAGCAGGGGGTAGCAGTACTGTTGATCTCTGCTGATTTGGAAGAACTGATGCAAATTTCTGACCGCATTGCAGTTATATATGAAGGAAAAATCATGGGTATATTGGGACGAGATGAAATAGATATTGAAAACATAGGACTGATGATGGCCGGCGTAAAAGGAGGAGCAGCAAGTGAAAAAGATATTGCAGAATAG
- a CDS encoding HIT family protein yields the protein MTDCIFCHPPETEIIAENKLARAFYDKFPINYGHVLIVPKRHIETLFDANKEELAAINQLLFKAKEVLAEKFNPDGYNIEVNVGWAGGQTIFHLRYRLIPRFKGDVADPRGGIRKIKKSVVPYAAEGE from the coding sequence TTGACCGATTGTATCTTTTGCCATCCCCCGGAAACTGAAATTATAGCCGAAAACAAACTCGCCAGAGCTTTTTACGATAAATTTCCAATTAACTACGGTCATGTTCTAATAGTGCCAAAAAGACACATAGAAACACTTTTTGATGCCAACAAAGAAGAGCTGGCAGCTATCAACCAGTTGCTGTTTAAGGCTAAAGAAGTACTGGCTGAAAAATTTAACCCCGATGGCTACAACATCGAGGTGAATGTCGGCTGGGCAGGTGGACAAACTATATTCCACTTACGCTATCGTTTAATACCAAGGTTTAAAGGCGACGTCGCCGACCCCAGGGGTGGCATCAGAAAAATTAAAAAGAGCGTTGTACCCTACGCTGCTGAAGGAGAATAA
- a CDS encoding xanthine dehydrogenase family protein molybdopterin-binding subunit — MKEIVGTSINRVDGWDKATGKLKYPSDIYLPDMLYLKLVRAECPHGIIKAIDTTAAQEIDGVYVFTAVDVKKNRFGNIIKDQPVFCHQVVRFYGEPVAMVAAPTKELAEAVAKKIKIDYQSLPLVHDPEEALNENAIKLHPDGNLLQQINYEKADIAKGFADSALVLSDTFTVPMVDHAYMEPEAGVSYIDDNGKLTVLAGTQNPFHDRREICETLDIPLERVTVKALLTGGGFGGKDGVTVQIYLALATLLTGRPAKLTFSREESLITSYKRHPAKVKVKMGFAPDGKIKAFAGTVYFDTGAYAALGPAVLGLGIEHFHGPYQIENVKLDGYLVYTNKPPASAMRGFGAPQVLFATESLINRAAKQLGIDPIDIRLKNALEVGAEGPFGQTMEHSVGLKEALKMAKKSSLWQEKSNNSDPCVAYGMAAGFLSCGMGAGIPDNAKVEIEKKNDQYIVKVGTVEIGQGNLTGFTQIAAQALGVTIDKIKIVSADTDNTYDCGSTAASRSTYITGNAIIEAAKDLTTKGGHVGTGQATFPESSRKDIGIGLPHVMYTFLVNLVKLRLNPLTGEIKLLDMVAVTEAGKIINPCSLAGQIQGGVVQGIGYALMENMVFDQGVLRQKDFSTYLLPTAKDVCDIKSLTVDAYEHTGPFGAKGAAEVGTVAVTPAITGCLTDKWDLVINQLPISREEIVNQLQKSGVINQYIS; from the coding sequence ATGAAGGAGATAGTGGGCACATCTATAAATCGTGTTGACGGTTGGGATAAGGCCACCGGTAAGTTGAAATACCCCAGTGATATTTATTTGCCAGACATGCTTTATTTAAAGTTGGTGCGGGCGGAGTGCCCCCATGGAATCATTAAAGCTATAGATACCACCGCTGCCCAGGAGATTGATGGCGTTTACGTTTTTACAGCGGTAGACGTTAAAAAGAACCGCTTTGGTAATATCATCAAAGATCAACCAGTATTTTGCCATCAAGTGGTGCGGTTTTATGGCGAACCGGTGGCCATGGTGGCGGCACCAACTAAAGAGTTGGCAGAAGCCGTTGCTAAAAAAATTAAGATTGATTACCAATCATTACCGCTGGTGCATGATCCCGAAGAGGCGCTAAATGAAAACGCAATAAAACTCCACCCCGATGGCAATTTGCTGCAACAGATAAATTATGAGAAGGCAGACATTGCTAAAGGGTTTGCAGATTCAGCACTGGTTTTATCCGATACCTTTACAGTGCCGATGGTGGACCATGCCTATATGGAACCGGAAGCGGGGGTTTCCTATATAGATGATAATGGCAAACTGACTGTGTTAGCTGGCACTCAAAACCCCTTTCACGACCGGCGGGAGATTTGTGAAACCCTGGACATTCCTTTGGAGCGGGTTACTGTAAAGGCTTTACTAACCGGTGGTGGATTTGGTGGCAAGGATGGCGTCACCGTGCAGATATATCTTGCTTTGGCAACGCTGTTAACCGGACGCCCGGCTAAATTAACCTTTAGTCGTGAAGAATCGTTAATTACTTCATATAAACGTCACCCAGCAAAGGTTAAGGTAAAAATGGGTTTTGCACCGGATGGCAAGATAAAAGCCTTTGCCGGCACAGTGTATTTTGATACCGGTGCCTATGCAGCGCTGGGTCCGGCGGTGTTGGGTTTGGGAATTGAACATTTCCACGGGCCATACCAAATTGAAAACGTAAAGTTGGATGGCTATTTGGTATATACCAACAAACCCCCAGCCAGTGCCATGCGAGGTTTTGGGGCGCCCCAGGTACTGTTTGCCACCGAAAGTTTGATAAACCGGGCCGCAAAGCAACTGGGTATCGATCCGATAGATATCAGGTTAAAGAACGCGTTGGAAGTGGGTGCAGAGGGGCCCTTTGGCCAAACCATGGAGCATTCGGTGGGGCTCAAGGAAGCCTTGAAGATGGCCAAAAAGTCATCCCTTTGGCAAGAAAAAAGCAATAACAGCGACCCATGTGTGGCCTACGGCATGGCAGCGGGCTTTTTAAGTTGCGGCATGGGCGCCGGCATACCGGATAACGCCAAAGTGGAAATTGAAAAGAAAAATGACCAATACATAGTTAAGGTGGGCACGGTGGAAATTGGTCAAGGTAATTTGACCGGTTTTACCCAAATTGCTGCCCAAGCGTTGGGAGTTACCATCGACAAAATTAAAATTGTTTCAGCCGATACCGATAACACCTATGATTGTGGCTCCACCGCTGCTTCCAGATCTACTTACATAACAGGCAATGCCATCATTGAAGCAGCCAAAGATTTAACAACAAAGGGTGGCCATGTTGGCACCGGTCAAGCCACTTTTCCCGAATCCTCCAGAAAGGATATCGGCATTGGATTGCCCCACGTTATGTACACTTTTTTGGTTAACTTGGTTAAGCTGCGCCTTAATCCCTTAACCGGGGAAATTAAGCTGCTAGATATGGTGGCAGTTACCGAAGCAGGTAAAATAATTAACCCTTGCTCACTGGCCGGGCAGATCCAAGGTGGAGTAGTGCAAGGCATTGGCTATGCTTTAATGGAAAACATGGTTTTTGATCAGGGTGTTTTGAGACAGAAGGATTTTAGCACTTACCTACTGCCAACGGCAAAGGATGTATGTGACATAAAAAGCCTAACGGTGGATGCCTACGAGCATACCGGGCCCTTTGGAGCTAAGGGCGCGGCAGAGGTGGGAACAGTGGCGGTAACTCCGGCGATAACTGGTTGTTTAACTGATAAGTGGGATCTGGTTATCAACCAACTGCCTATTTCCAGAGAGGAAATTGTAAACCAGTTACAAAAAAGCGGGGTGATTAATCAGTACATTAGCTGA
- the ade gene encoding adenine deaminase — protein MTLNIDDLVVQLQAAQGKVAVDLLITNVKIVNVYTEQIIEGSIAIKNGKVVALNPQQQLTAEKVYDAQGQYAIPGLMDAHVHIEPTLLTPEALASLIVPHGTTTMFVDAMEIANVAGVDGLRALLSSNDRLPYRIYLEVPSRVPTAPGLETTGGVLGLAEVEELLQEDVAVSLGELDPSKILNLKEEYLQKVLSAQKHGKVANGHAIGLTWDELNVYATAGLNDDHECVEYEELLERVALGITVMIREGSTERNVEKLVKGVVDNQLNTEYLIFCTDDKHANDISKEGHINYNVNKAITLGLNPIKAIKIATLNCARHFRMDHMLGSITPGRLADIILTKELDNIQPTAVFKEGNLVSEAGKLLQNVPLDSYPEFLNNTVILSPDFNPQQFVVHYQGTECKVKTINIYTDQIINYATEEVLPVQNNCVVPDPTRDILKLAVVERYGKNGDVGVAFVKGFGLKQGALAISVSHDHHNIVTVGCNDQDMYAAAKEIEKHGGGLVVANQGQVVDVFPLPIAGLMSNLSAEEVLAIMERLNGEAKALGCELPAPFMTLSFISLPTVPELGLTDKGLIDVRGHKVIPLIVE, from the coding sequence ATGACATTAAATATTGACGACTTAGTGGTTCAGTTACAAGCAGCCCAAGGAAAGGTTGCAGTAGATTTGCTAATTACCAACGTAAAGATAGTTAATGTTTACACTGAACAGATTATTGAAGGCTCCATTGCCATTAAAAATGGAAAAGTAGTTGCCTTAAACCCACAGCAACAATTAACTGCCGAAAAGGTTTACGATGCCCAGGGACAATATGCCATCCCCGGATTAATGGATGCCCACGTTCATATTGAACCGACCTTGCTTACCCCGGAGGCGCTGGCATCTCTGATTGTTCCCCATGGTACCACCACCATGTTTGTTGATGCCATGGAAATTGCCAATGTTGCCGGTGTGGATGGACTGCGGGCACTGCTTAGCAGTAACGATCGCCTGCCTTACCGTATTTATCTGGAGGTGCCTTCCAGGGTGCCTACCGCCCCTGGTTTAGAGACAACGGGTGGAGTTTTAGGCCTGGCGGAAGTTGAGGAACTTTTACAAGAAGATGTGGCAGTTAGTCTGGGTGAGCTTGATCCCTCCAAAATTTTAAATCTAAAGGAAGAGTACCTGCAAAAGGTTTTAAGTGCTCAAAAGCATGGTAAAGTGGCCAATGGGCATGCCATTGGATTGACCTGGGATGAATTAAACGTTTACGCCACCGCCGGTCTTAACGATGACCACGAATGCGTTGAATATGAAGAGTTGTTGGAGAGGGTAGCCCTGGGAATAACCGTGATGATTAGAGAGGGCAGCACCGAGCGCAACGTAGAAAAGCTGGTTAAAGGTGTGGTGGACAACCAACTAAACACCGAGTATCTGATTTTCTGTACCGACGACAAGCATGCCAACGATATCAGTAAAGAGGGGCATATCAACTACAACGTTAATAAGGCCATCACCCTTGGGCTAAACCCGATCAAAGCGATTAAAATTGCTACTCTCAACTGCGCCAGGCATTTTCGCATGGATCATATGCTGGGATCAATCACCCCCGGCAGACTGGCAGATATCATTCTGACCAAAGAACTGGATAACATTCAACCCACAGCTGTATTTAAAGAAGGAAACCTAGTTAGTGAAGCAGGCAAATTACTGCAAAATGTACCTTTAGACAGTTATCCGGAGTTTTTAAATAATACTGTCATACTGTCGCCTGATTTTAATCCTCAACAATTTGTAGTTCACTATCAGGGAACGGAATGTAAGGTTAAAACAATAAACATTTACACCGATCAAATAATTAATTACGCCACCGAAGAAGTACTACCGGTGCAAAATAACTGTGTGGTTCCAGACCCAACAAGGGATATTTTAAAGCTGGCAGTGGTGGAACGCTATGGCAAAAATGGTGATGTTGGGGTTGCTTTCGTCAAAGGTTTTGGCTTAAAGCAAGGTGCGCTGGCCATATCGGTATCCCATGATCACCATAACATCGTCACAGTGGGTTGCAACGATCAAGATATGTATGCGGCCGCTAAAGAGATAGAAAAACACGGTGGTGGATTGGTTGTGGCCAACCAAGGACAAGTGGTGGATGTATTCCCATTACCCATTGCCGGCTTAATGAGCAACTTATCAGCCGAAGAGGTGTTAGCCATCATGGAACGCCTAAATGGTGAAGCTAAGGCTTTAGGCTGTGAACTGCCGGCACCGTTTATGACGTTATCCTTTATCTCACTGCCCACAGTGCCGGAATTGGGCCTAACAGATAAGGGTTTGATAGATGTGCGGGGACATAAAGTAATTCCTCTGATAGTGGAATAG
- a CDS encoding BMP family protein — MKKSIWVLIALVIMVGAIAVGCGGQDASTGGETSGEEKLKVALLLPGKVDDVSFNQAMYEGMKAVEEELGDQIEVNYVEEVYEVADIEPALRDFASEGYDLIFGHGFQFMEPIIKVATEFPDVNFALGTGYKTLPNTCVYDIKLEEGGYLMGTIAGMMTETNKIGVVGGADVVEIYRGHEAFKYAAKQVNADLEIQELYTGDWRDIAKAKEGAISMYDSGVDIIWHSGDGIGLGVVDAGKEKGKTVLGNVADQEVLAPDAVLSGVVYNFAPIIKNIIEDVQKDNYTNREDKFYWLTVENEGINIAPFYEQDADVPQEVKDKLAEVEEALAAGTVEMPHFDK; from the coding sequence ATGAAAAAATCCATTTGGGTATTAATCGCTTTAGTGATTATGGTTGGTGCCATCGCCGTTGGTTGTGGCGGCCAAGATGCTTCCACCGGCGGCGAAACCTCCGGAGAAGAAAAGCTAAAGGTAGCGCTACTGCTACCAGGAAAAGTTGACGATGTTTCCTTTAACCAAGCCATGTATGAAGGCATGAAGGCAGTAGAGGAAGAACTGGGCGATCAAATTGAAGTCAATTATGTAGAGGAAGTATATGAAGTGGCAGACATTGAACCGGCACTGCGGGACTTTGCCTCTGAGGGTTACGACTTGATCTTTGGCCATGGCTTCCAGTTCATGGAGCCAATTATTAAAGTGGCAACGGAGTTTCCCGATGTGAATTTTGCCCTTGGTACAGGCTACAAAACTCTGCCCAACACTTGCGTTTACGACATTAAGTTAGAAGAGGGCGGCTACTTAATGGGTACCATCGCCGGCATGATGACAGAAACTAACAAAATTGGTGTTGTGGGCGGTGCTGATGTGGTAGAGATTTACCGTGGCCATGAAGCATTTAAGTATGCTGCTAAACAAGTGAATGCAGATTTGGAAATTCAAGAATTATATACTGGCGACTGGCGTGACATTGCCAAGGCAAAAGAGGGCGCCATTTCGATGTACGATTCTGGTGTGGACATCATTTGGCACTCCGGTGATGGCATCGGTCTTGGCGTAGTGGATGCCGGTAAAGAAAAGGGTAAAACTGTTTTAGGTAACGTAGCGGATCAAGAAGTGCTGGCCCCAGATGCAGTGTTGAGCGGTGTGGTTTATAATTTTGCTCCTATCATTAAAAACATTATCGAAGACGTGCAAAAAGACAATTATACCAACAGAGAAGATAAGTTTTACTGGTTGACAGTAGAAAACGAAGGTATTAACATAGCACCTTTCTATGAGCAGGATGCCGATGTACCCCAAGAGGTAAAGGACAAGCTGGCAGAGGTGGAGGAAGCCCTGGCAGCAGGTACTGTGGAAATGCCTCACTTTGATAAATAA